A single window of Granulicella mallensis MP5ACTX8 DNA harbors:
- a CDS encoding DUF3857 domain-containing transglutaminase family protein — MLFRVNARPVNRRCLAGLFFVLVATPLYAASGVPDWVRTAAHQTLPDFPETTKAVVLLDETTYTVAPDGSAVEHLRHVVKILRPQGREYGYPFVWYDKDSKVLSMHVWSIDPAGHEYALKDNEIRDFSPPGDGELYSDDKAKIADPPGRDPGGIVAYEYEKRERPYLAETNWQFQGEIPHVTQSFVLVLPQGYSYTTTWAHHPQTDGIDLENHHYRWDMNNEPAIDLEHIPMRPASGSLEARMTVHYSGPGLAQPQEGTWKGIGEWYDSLAHDRVVATPDISAKAAELTQGKTDFYDKSEAIGEFVQQQIRYFVIEMGVGGYQPHPAADIFRGRYGDCKDKATLLSAMLSSVGIHSALLMVDTQRGVIDPEDPSIYGNHMIAAIEVPQGYESPKLHSVVTAKTGKRYLIFDPTWEKTPFGQLEDNLQGSYGVLLEGANSQVIQLPVLDPKFNSVRRSARFQLDADGTLKGTVTVKRFGDLAERERYLFTHGDAKEQQQYIDRTASRDFAAASLTDLKAENVESLNKDMTTSYTLSASHFATAAGLLLMVRPRVLGSLDIPVDHKVRKVGIDLRQTMQASDDFEIELPAGYVVDELPDPVKIDLGFASYESSTEVQGQTLHYKRVYTQREVTLPADKYSELQKLAGVIDNDEQSRAVLKHK, encoded by the coding sequence ATGCTGTTTCGGGTCAATGCACGTCCAGTAAACCGCCGTTGTCTTGCCGGTTTGTTTTTTGTCCTTGTAGCCACGCCGCTTTATGCGGCAAGTGGCGTTCCCGACTGGGTGCGAACCGCGGCACACCAGACCCTGCCCGATTTTCCCGAGACAACCAAGGCCGTCGTCTTGCTTGATGAAACGACCTATACGGTCGCACCGGATGGCAGCGCTGTCGAACACCTGCGCCACGTGGTGAAGATTCTGCGTCCCCAGGGGCGCGAGTATGGCTATCCGTTTGTGTGGTACGACAAGGACTCCAAGGTGCTGTCGATGCATGTGTGGAGCATCGATCCAGCGGGCCATGAGTATGCCTTGAAGGACAATGAGATCAGGGACTTCAGTCCTCCGGGAGACGGCGAACTCTACTCCGACGATAAGGCCAAGATCGCCGACCCTCCGGGACGCGATCCTGGCGGCATCGTCGCCTATGAGTACGAAAAACGCGAGCGGCCTTACCTGGCGGAGACGAACTGGCAGTTTCAGGGCGAGATTCCGCATGTAACGCAGAGCTTCGTGCTGGTGCTGCCGCAGGGCTACAGCTATACGACGACCTGGGCGCACCATCCGCAGACCGATGGCATCGATCTTGAAAACCACCACTACCGGTGGGACATGAACAATGAACCGGCCATCGACCTGGAGCACATTCCAATGCGTCCGGCCTCTGGTTCGCTGGAGGCGCGAATGACGGTCCACTACTCCGGGCCGGGACTTGCGCAGCCTCAGGAAGGTACGTGGAAGGGCATCGGAGAGTGGTACGACTCGCTGGCGCATGATCGCGTCGTCGCGACGCCGGACATCTCCGCCAAGGCCGCGGAGCTTACCCAGGGCAAGACCGACTTCTACGATAAGTCGGAGGCGATTGGCGAGTTTGTGCAGCAGCAGATTCGTTATTTCGTGATCGAGATGGGCGTTGGAGGCTATCAGCCGCATCCAGCCGCGGATATCTTTCGTGGCCGTTATGGCGACTGCAAGGACAAGGCCACCCTGTTGTCGGCGATGCTCTCGAGCGTCGGTATTCATAGCGCTTTGCTCATGGTCGATACCCAACGCGGAGTGATCGATCCCGAAGATCCTTCGATCTATGGCAATCACATGATTGCCGCGATTGAGGTCCCACAGGGCTATGAGTCGCCGAAACTGCACAGCGTGGTAACGGCGAAGACCGGCAAGCGCTACCTCATCTTCGACCCGACGTGGGAGAAGACGCCCTTCGGCCAGTTGGAAGACAACCTGCAGGGAAGCTATGGTGTGCTCCTGGAAGGGGCGAACAGCCAGGTCATCCAGCTTCCGGTACTCGATCCAAAGTTCAACAGTGTTCGACGTTCGGCGCGCTTTCAGCTGGATGCCGATGGAACGCTTAAGGGAACGGTGACGGTCAAACGCTTCGGCGATCTTGCAGAGCGAGAGCGCTACCTCTTTACGCATGGCGATGCGAAGGAGCAGCAGCAGTACATCGACCGCACGGCCTCGCGGGATTTTGCCGCGGCGTCGCTCACGGATCTGAAGGCGGAGAACGTAGAGTCTTTGAACAAAGATATGACGACGAGTTACACGCTCTCGGCGAGCCATTTTGCGACGGCGGCTGGTCTTTTGCTGATGGTGCGTCCGCGCGTGCTGGGTTCGTTGGACATCCCTGTCGACCACAAGGTTCGAAAGGTGGGGATTGATCTGCGCCAGACGATGCAGGCCAGCGACGACTTTGAGATAGAGCTGCCTGCTGGTTATGTCGTCGATGAACTTCCCGATCCCGTAAAGATCGACCTGGGATTCGCCAGCTATGAGAGTTCGACCGAGGTGCAGGGGCAGACCTTGCACTACAAACGCGTTTATACGCAGCGCGAAGTGACTCTGCCGGCGGACAAATACTCGGAGCTGCAGAAGCTGGCAGGAGTCATCGATAACGATGAGCAGAGCCGCGCTGTTTTGAAGCATAAATAA
- a CDS encoding DUF3857 domain-containing protein, whose amino-acid sequence MKSLPGYPGASAVVLFREEISKDDLHVFQNYNRIKILTEEGKKYANVELGFVSSSATGYMENGDDKMVGDIIGRTIHADGTIIPFTGKPYLKVIEKTKGYKVQEKVFTLPDVEVGSIIEYRYSTRYNDNVYEAPSWYIQGDLYLRAAHYVWYPTSHEMSDGETGDPINSISWLPILPPGTELVHRDLPGTDAVGRVLRVYEVNIKDVPPQTEEEFMPPIASFSYRVLFNFTPYRTPAEYWKSRGKVWSKAVDGFAGPNSDLRSATESIIAGANTQDEKLRKIYAAVMALENTSYTRAHEQREDKAEGLGKVSNASDVLSHKRGDSAQLTELFVGMARAAGMKAYMMLVPDRSSELFAPGRMSFSQFSDLIAIVNVDGKEQFFAPGSRYCPYASLPWEDTVAQGLRQVEGGTDFGHTMDVSYKDNKTVRIANLKMDEHGGITGKINLTFDGAPALHWRQQALKGDEESIKHSLRTSLEEMLPKTLEVKVSEIHGISDYEKPLTVDYEVKGTLGTPTGKRLVLPVDLFRAGSTATFTHEKRELAVYFHYPQMTQDALRINFPANFSIEGSPASSRFDMKGSGLYNMTVTPAPTNVTVRRDFIFNDLFVMPKNYPGLRSFYSQFEAKDQESIVLKVAATEASASAGPEVK is encoded by the coding sequence ATGAAGTCTCTACCCGGCTATCCGGGAGCGTCTGCGGTCGTGCTCTTTCGCGAGGAGATCTCCAAGGATGATCTCCATGTGTTTCAGAACTACAACCGCATCAAGATCCTGACGGAAGAGGGTAAGAAATACGCCAACGTCGAACTGGGCTTCGTCAGTTCGAGCGCTACCGGTTATATGGAAAATGGCGACGACAAGATGGTGGGGGATATCATCGGCCGCACGATCCACGCCGATGGCACGATCATCCCGTTCACCGGCAAACCTTACTTGAAGGTGATCGAGAAGACCAAGGGGTACAAGGTGCAGGAGAAGGTCTTCACGCTGCCGGATGTGGAGGTTGGCAGCATCATCGAGTATCGCTACTCTACCCGCTATAACGACAACGTCTATGAGGCGCCCAGTTGGTATATCCAGGGCGATCTCTATCTGAGGGCGGCGCATTATGTCTGGTATCCGACGAGCCATGAGATGTCGGACGGAGAGACCGGAGATCCGATCAACTCGATCTCCTGGCTTCCCATTCTGCCTCCGGGAACGGAACTGGTGCATCGCGATCTTCCTGGCACAGACGCCGTAGGCCGGGTTTTGCGGGTCTACGAGGTCAATATCAAGGACGTGCCTCCGCAAACGGAGGAAGAGTTCATGCCTCCTATCGCGAGCTTCAGCTATCGCGTGCTGTTCAACTTCACTCCGTATCGCACTCCCGCCGAGTACTGGAAGTCGAGAGGTAAGGTCTGGTCGAAAGCTGTCGATGGCTTCGCCGGCCCGAATTCGGATCTAAGATCGGCAACGGAGTCGATCATTGCCGGAGCGAATACCCAGGATGAGAAACTGCGCAAGATCTATGCCGCGGTGATGGCGCTCGAAAATACAAGCTATACGCGGGCGCATGAACAGAGAGAAGACAAGGCCGAGGGCCTGGGCAAAGTCAGCAACGCGAGCGATGTCCTGTCGCATAAGCGCGGGGATAGCGCGCAGCTCACCGAGCTCTTTGTCGGCATGGCCCGCGCCGCCGGGATGAAGGCTTACATGATGCTGGTGCCTGACCGTTCCAGTGAACTCTTTGCCCCAGGCCGAATGAGCTTTAGCCAGTTCTCCGACTTGATTGCCATCGTGAATGTCGATGGCAAAGAGCAATTTTTTGCTCCGGGATCGCGGTACTGCCCTTACGCTAGTCTTCCCTGGGAGGATACGGTCGCGCAGGGTCTTCGTCAGGTGGAAGGCGGCACTGATTTTGGACATACGATGGATGTGAGCTACAAGGACAATAAGACAGTTCGTATCGCCAACCTGAAGATGGACGAACATGGCGGCATCACGGGCAAGATCAACCTCACCTTCGACGGCGCGCCTGCGCTGCACTGGCGTCAGCAGGCATTGAAGGGAGATGAAGAGAGCATCAAGCACAGCCTGCGCACCTCTCTGGAAGAGATGCTGCCAAAGACCCTCGAAGTCAAGGTCTCCGAAATTCACGGAATCAGCGACTACGAGAAACCGCTCACGGTTGACTATGAGGTGAAGGGAACGCTTGGAACTCCCACCGGAAAGCGGCTGGTACTCCCTGTGGACCTCTTCCGTGCGGGATCGACGGCGACGTTTACCCACGAAAAACGCGAGCTTGCGGTGTACTTCCATTACCCGCAGATGACGCAGGATGCGCTACGCATCAACTTCCCGGCTAACTTTTCTATTGAAGGCAGCCCCGCGTCGTCGCGATTCGATATGAAGGGCAGCGGCCTGTACAACATGACGGTCACCCCGGCGCCGACAAATGTGACGGTGCGGCGAGACTTTATCTTCAACGACCTCTTTGTCATGCCGAAGAATTACCCTGGCCTGCGTTCGTTCTACTCGCAGTTTGAGGCGAAAGACCAGGAGAGCATCGTGCTGAAGGTCGCGGCCACAGAGGCTTCGGCGAGCGCGGGACCTGAGGTTAAGTGA
- a CDS encoding amidohydrolase family protein, translated as MKEVLVNQWIDVHAHFYPPETEEEINARWEAMKKGCWTSPAAPRWSPESTLAYMDSAGIAMQMLSNIPKTRDKLRASNDYAATLVEKYPSRFGFLAAIPTDDPSSAIDEIRRASDDLRADGFAMTFRYNDVYLSDERLEPVWEELDRRHAVVFGHPDAYAGGVMGRPCALMDVAFETARTVTDMIYAGIFRKYPNVTMILAHCGGALPAMSGRLLLLGNEDWIPNPNQVTTDEMRKYLQRFFLDTAGVCPTGLAPALTMTTPDRLVYGSDCGVPCSTDRTMNANLTALLEYPGLTREQVQQIGRRALDLFPAAAKRLQQSK; from the coding sequence ATGAAGGAAGTCCTGGTAAACCAATGGATCGATGTCCATGCTCATTTCTATCCGCCCGAAACAGAAGAAGAGATCAACGCACGCTGGGAAGCGATGAAGAAAGGCTGCTGGACCAGCCCTGCCGCCCCCAGGTGGAGCCCGGAAAGCACGCTCGCCTACATGGACAGTGCCGGCATCGCCATGCAGATGCTCAGCAACATTCCCAAGACGCGTGACAAGCTTCGCGCCTCGAACGACTACGCAGCCACCCTGGTAGAGAAGTATCCCAGCCGCTTCGGGTTTCTGGCTGCCATTCCGACGGACGACCCAAGCTCGGCCATAGACGAAATCAGGCGCGCTTCTGACGACCTTCGTGCCGATGGCTTTGCCATGACGTTTCGCTACAACGATGTGTACCTCAGCGATGAGCGCCTGGAGCCGGTTTGGGAGGAGCTCGACAGAAGGCACGCGGTTGTCTTTGGGCACCCGGATGCTTATGCGGGTGGAGTGATGGGACGTCCCTGTGCGTTGATGGATGTAGCCTTCGAAACGGCCCGTACGGTCACGGACATGATCTATGCAGGCATCTTTCGTAAGTACCCCAACGTTACGATGATCCTGGCGCACTGCGGAGGCGCCCTGCCCGCCATGTCCGGACGCCTGCTGCTGCTGGGAAATGAGGATTGGATTCCGAATCCCAACCAGGTCACAACGGATGAAATGCGGAAGTACCTCCAGCGATTCTTCCTCGATACGGCTGGCGTTTGTCCAACTGGACTGGCCCCCGCACTCACGATGACGACTCCAGACCGCCTGGTTTATGGTTCGGATTGTGGTGTCCCCTGTTCGACGGACCGCACCATGAATGCCAATCTGACAGCCTTGCTTGAATATCCTGGGCTGACCCGAGAGCAGGTACAGCAGATCGGTCGTCGAGCGCTCGATCTCTTTCCCGCAGCCGCAAAGCGTTTACAGCAATCCAAGTAG
- a CDS encoding GlxA family transcriptional regulator, translated as MPIEIGILAYPEAQLAAVLGLTDIFRVANQISAEQGATPLCEIRVSHWELQNNRVKRAFASQRSTGGKISALIIPPSFAELSTVRTSKTVSRWIKARRSDGTVLCSVCAGAFLLADTGLLAGRTITTHWQHAAKFLGRFPTTMLDTDRILIDDGDVISAGGGMAWIDLGLHLIGKMLSPTVMLATARFFLVDPAGRQQSFYADFSPSLQHGDPQVLKLQHWLHERYSSNITIRAMAELSNLGERTLLRRFHKATGWNPSEYLQLWRINKAKEYLEFSTRNVEEIGLAVGYQDMSAFRNVFKKIVGLAPGEYRNRFGLV; from the coding sequence TTGCCTATTGAAATAGGAATACTCGCTTATCCAGAGGCGCAATTGGCCGCTGTACTTGGGCTTACGGACATCTTCCGTGTCGCCAATCAGATCAGCGCAGAACAAGGGGCTACGCCACTCTGCGAAATAAGAGTGAGTCATTGGGAGTTGCAGAACAACAGAGTGAAAAGAGCGTTCGCGAGTCAGAGAAGCACGGGGGGTAAGATTTCCGCCCTCATTATCCCTCCCAGCTTCGCGGAGTTATCTACTGTTCGGACATCAAAGACTGTATCTCGGTGGATCAAAGCTCGTCGCAGCGATGGAACGGTCCTTTGCTCCGTGTGTGCTGGGGCGTTTTTGTTGGCCGACACGGGTCTGCTCGCTGGCCGAACCATCACAACTCATTGGCAACATGCCGCGAAGTTTCTCGGACGGTTTCCCACGACTATGCTCGATACCGATCGCATACTGATCGATGATGGTGATGTTATCTCTGCTGGGGGAGGCATGGCCTGGATAGATCTCGGGCTTCACCTTATTGGAAAGATGTTAAGTCCTACTGTGATGCTTGCAACTGCGCGCTTCTTCCTGGTCGACCCGGCTGGGCGGCAGCAGAGCTTCTACGCCGATTTCTCTCCGAGCCTGCAACATGGAGATCCTCAGGTTTTGAAATTACAGCATTGGCTCCATGAGCGCTATTCGAGCAATATAACGATCCGTGCAATGGCAGAGTTATCTAATTTGGGGGAACGCACCTTGCTGCGCAGGTTTCATAAGGCAACGGGCTGGAACCCAAGCGAATACCTCCAGTTGTGGAGAATCAACAAGGCGAAGGAATATCTGGAGTTTTCAACCCGGAATGTAGAAGAGATCGGATTGGCTGTTGGATATCAGGACATGAGTGCGTTTCGGAATGTGTTCAAGAAAATTGTTGGTCTTGCCCCTGGTGAATATCGGAATCGCTTCGGACTTGTCTAA
- a CDS encoding MBL fold metallo-hydrolase, translating into MLFEQVANSSIHALFNAEEMRATGDKANIVSHTLRSGITVLSGSGGNIAVLNGPDGKVMVDSGFATSQPEIETALSLISDEPVRSLVNTHWHFDHTDGNQWVYESGAVIIGHRNNRVRMQQEQAIPAFEVLLHPSSKSELPTIVFDNDLTLELNDERILLRGYAPAHTDSDISVYFERADVLHVGDTWLNGIYPFIDCDSGGNIDGVIAASLANLELAGPNTIVIPGHGAIGNRNDLLEFHEMLVGIQSRVAALKANGATLEAVIAARPTEPFDDKWGRSFIPPELFTENVYEGV; encoded by the coding sequence ATGCTTTTTGAACAAGTAGCCAACTCTTCAATTCATGCCCTCTTCAATGCCGAAGAGATGCGAGCGACGGGGGACAAGGCAAATATCGTTTCCCATACTCTGCGCTCCGGTATCACGGTCCTGTCCGGCTCGGGCGGAAACATCGCGGTCTTGAATGGCCCAGATGGCAAGGTGATGGTGGACAGCGGGTTTGCGACGTCTCAACCGGAAATTGAAACAGCATTGTCTCTTATTTCAGACGAACCAGTGCGCTCGCTCGTGAATACGCATTGGCATTTCGACCACACGGACGGCAATCAATGGGTGTATGAATCGGGCGCAGTCATCATTGGACATCGCAACAACCGTGTTCGCATGCAACAAGAGCAAGCGATACCGGCCTTTGAAGTACTGTTACATCCTTCATCGAAGAGTGAACTTCCAACTATTGTTTTCGACAACGACCTCACATTGGAGTTGAACGACGAGCGAATCCTTCTGCGGGGATATGCTCCGGCACATACAGACTCGGACATTTCTGTGTATTTCGAACGGGCAGATGTGCTTCACGTTGGTGACACTTGGTTAAATGGTATCTATCCGTTCATCGACTGCGACAGCGGTGGCAACATTGATGGTGTGATTGCCGCATCTCTGGCAAATCTCGAACTTGCGGGACCAAACACCATCGTAATTCCGGGACACGGAGCAATCGGTAATCGCAACGACCTCTTGGAGTTTCACGAGATGCTCGTTGGCATTCAATCGAGGGTTGCCGCACTAAAAGCTAATGGGGCGACTTTAGAAGCGGTCATAGCGGCTCGACCGACCGAACCCTTCGACGACAAATGGGGGAGAAGCTTTATCCCACCCGAACTGTTCACAGAAAACGTGTATGAGGGGGTATAG
- a CDS encoding NmrA family NAD(P)-binding protein, which translates to MNANVTTLNPIQFDRSVKTILVTGAVGDTGRPTVKLLLEHGHKVKALVRKDDERSRILRDQGADVIVGDMLDMNTMRKAADGVSSAYFVYPLWEGLVEASAIFAQVARERRLEMIVNMSHKQARPYARSKATAAHWLSEQIFNWSGVSVAHLRVTFFAEWLLYTAPLLKAGRYVTSFDPDSRFAPMAAADIARVVVGILGNPGPHIGQAYQLHGPVEYSHLELAATVGKVLGKPIAFEQVELIEFLKLIGLENDSAKKAHFEAVRIDQQEGLLRGTDDIGTRIIGRPLMTIEEFINQNRNSLS; encoded by the coding sequence ATGAATGCTAATGTAACAACTCTTAATCCAATCCAATTTGACCGCAGCGTGAAGACGATTTTGGTTACTGGGGCGGTAGGAGACACAGGTCGTCCGACCGTCAAGCTGTTGCTGGAGCACGGACACAAAGTTAAAGCCCTTGTTCGGAAGGATGACGAACGGTCGCGAATCCTCAGAGATCAGGGGGCCGATGTAATCGTTGGCGACATGCTCGACATGAACACTATGAGGAAGGCTGCGGATGGAGTTTCCAGTGCATATTTTGTTTATCCGCTGTGGGAAGGACTGGTCGAAGCTTCTGCAATCTTTGCTCAGGTTGCCCGAGAGCGGCGGCTCGAAATGATCGTCAATATGTCGCATAAACAAGCGCGTCCTTACGCACGGAGCAAAGCAACAGCTGCGCATTGGCTATCCGAGCAGATATTCAATTGGTCAGGCGTTTCAGTCGCGCATCTACGTGTTACTTTTTTCGCCGAGTGGCTGCTTTATACCGCACCCCTGCTCAAGGCAGGACGATATGTTACTTCGTTCGATCCAGACAGTCGTTTTGCCCCTATGGCGGCAGCAGATATCGCACGCGTCGTTGTGGGCATTCTGGGAAATCCAGGGCCTCACATCGGTCAGGCTTATCAACTGCACGGTCCGGTAGAGTACAGCCACTTGGAATTGGCAGCCACTGTAGGTAAAGTCCTCGGAAAGCCTATCGCCTTCGAACAAGTGGAACTGATAGAGTTCCTCAAACTAATAGGTTTGGAAAACGACAGCGCAAAGAAGGCCCATTTTGAAGCAGTTAGGATTGACCAGCAAGAAGGATTGCTGCGGGGAACGGATGACATAGGGACGAGGATCATTGGACGTCCACTAATGACCATCGAAGAGTTCATCAATCAGAACCGCAATTCGCTTTCGTGA
- a CDS encoding lysylphosphatidylglycerol synthase transmembrane domain-containing protein: MQRQGRGIAAQWSATVTRERRLNLLKTLPGLLISAFFLWFTFKGFKLADFKSIRLEAPAWIAGVILFSVAGYTVRCYRWWRMLRSVGARFSACARVFMTSLAANNILPLRIGDVMRIFTYAGDLNATPSIILSTVILEKLLDIFTLAILFVVTMHFGAGISQHLLVAAEIGIVVSTAGLLVLVFGAQVLEQPVKRLFARTKNEKLAKVEHWLLLALDCIRQIGVLGTLGLVGYSFIAWFFEGLLYVSAAKLVGLQTDWAGPWQAVAQANLSFLIPSSPGGIGPFEWACKDALIKHMPAGANLAPAGIFGLLIHAWLLVSITAVGGGLFLAHRIHSGRHKPLLEEIEILPESLP, translated from the coding sequence ATGCAGAGACAGGGTCGCGGTATCGCGGCTCAATGGAGCGCGACTGTGACGCGCGAGCGCCGGCTGAATTTGCTGAAGACATTGCCGGGCCTTCTGATCAGCGCGTTTTTCCTCTGGTTCACGTTCAAAGGGTTCAAGCTGGCGGACTTCAAGAGCATTCGCCTTGAAGCGCCAGCCTGGATCGCCGGGGTCATTCTGTTCAGTGTGGCGGGGTACACGGTGCGCTGCTACCGCTGGTGGCGTATGCTGCGCAGCGTGGGTGCGCGCTTTTCGGCCTGTGCCCGTGTCTTCATGACCTCGCTTGCCGCCAATAACATCCTGCCGCTGCGCATCGGCGACGTCATGCGCATCTTTACCTACGCGGGCGACCTGAACGCGACGCCGTCGATCATTCTCAGCACGGTGATTCTCGAAAAGCTGCTGGATATCTTTACGCTGGCGATCCTGTTTGTGGTCACCATGCACTTTGGAGCCGGGATTTCACAGCACCTGCTCGTAGCGGCAGAGATTGGAATCGTCGTATCGACGGCAGGGCTCCTGGTGCTGGTGTTTGGAGCCCAGGTGCTGGAGCAGCCGGTCAAGCGGCTCTTTGCTCGGACGAAGAATGAGAAGCTGGCGAAGGTGGAGCACTGGCTGCTGCTGGCCCTGGACTGCATCCGCCAGATCGGCGTGCTCGGAACCCTGGGACTGGTGGGCTACAGCTTCATCGCCTGGTTCTTCGAAGGGTTGTTGTATGTTTCAGCCGCTAAACTGGTAGGGCTGCAAACGGATTGGGCCGGCCCCTGGCAGGCTGTTGCGCAGGCGAATCTTTCGTTCTTGATTCCCAGTTCGCCCGGCGGCATTGGGCCGTTTGAATGGGCCTGCAAGGACGCCTTGATCAAGCACATGCCTGCTGGAGCAAATCTGGCGCCTGCCGGCATCTTCGGGCTGCTGATCCATGCCTGGCTGCTGGTCAGCATCACCGCGGTGGGGGGAGGATTGTTTCTCGCCCATCGCATCCACAGTGGCCGCCACAAGCCGCTGCTGGAAGAGATAGAAATACTTCCGGAATCGCTGCCGTAA
- a CDS encoding arginine--tRNA ligase → MYRTLQQAIQVRIQSLLAEKYGVELTNLVIELPPKIEFGEMALPVAFELAKRLKKAPRAIAQELQSALAELPGVASVEIAGAGYLNLKLDRAATVQRIAADEHASVGGAGFRLVEHTSINPNKAAHVGHLRNAILGDSFARMLKPDEFKPGYETGVQNYIDNTGVQVADIVVAVTAVKGMTLDAVREWLTELLETNQRLDYVCWDLYAAVSQWYDSDPAQAAARKQLRLDTLHKIEAGGNDTAEIAELISTGVLRRHLQTMERLGIEYDFLPRESEILHLKFWETARQLMVEKGVLYLETEGKNKGCWVMRRAGVEATLEGPDEDAKIIIRSNGTVTYVGKDIAYHLWKFGLLGKDFGYAKFHEYPTHTCWISTMHGEQPHPSFGHADAIYNVIDSRQDDPQTQVKEALRGMGYEAESDRYTHLNYAMVALTPRCAAELGYVLSEEDKARAFIEVSGRKGFGVKADDLIDRMIAAAQAEVDTRHPELEQAERAAIATAIGVGALRFFTLRFTRNTVIAFDFHDALSFDGETGPYAQYAAVRAANIFRKAGVPAEEALSKVAALDLASMLTGDEGTSVWEVWLTASRLSLVLEQAIAAAEPAMLARYAFQLAQQFNNFYHRHHILTETDETRKTLLLATAAVARRELVRVLGWLGITVPSAM, encoded by the coding sequence ATGTATCGCACACTGCAACAAGCTATTCAAGTTCGCATTCAATCGCTGCTCGCCGAGAAGTATGGCGTCGAGCTGACGAATCTTGTCATTGAGCTGCCGCCGAAGATCGAGTTCGGTGAGATGGCATTGCCGGTTGCATTTGAGCTTGCCAAGCGTCTGAAGAAGGCTCCGCGAGCGATTGCGCAGGAGTTGCAGTCGGCACTGGCGGAGCTTCCGGGTGTGGCTTCCGTGGAGATCGCGGGCGCGGGCTATCTGAACCTGAAGCTCGACCGCGCAGCCACGGTGCAGCGCATCGCTGCGGATGAGCACGCCAGTGTTGGCGGCGCTGGGTTTCGCCTTGTTGAGCACACAAGCATCAATCCAAACAAGGCGGCGCACGTTGGGCATCTGCGCAACGCGATCCTGGGCGACAGCTTTGCGCGCATGCTCAAGCCGGATGAGTTCAAGCCGGGCTATGAGACCGGCGTACAGAACTACATCGACAACACAGGTGTGCAGGTTGCGGACATCGTCGTTGCGGTGACCGCGGTGAAGGGCATGACGCTCGACGCTGTGCGCGAGTGGCTGACCGAGCTGCTGGAGACGAACCAACGGCTGGACTATGTGTGCTGGGACCTCTATGCGGCGGTGTCGCAGTGGTATGACTCCGACCCCGCGCAGGCAGCCGCGCGGAAGCAGCTTCGCCTGGATACGCTGCATAAGATCGAGGCCGGCGGAAACGACACGGCGGAGATTGCGGAGCTAATCTCGACCGGAGTCTTGCGGCGTCATCTGCAGACGATGGAGCGGCTCGGTATCGAATACGATTTCCTGCCGCGCGAGAGTGAGATTCTGCACCTGAAGTTCTGGGAGACGGCCCGGCAGTTGATGGTCGAAAAGGGCGTGCTCTACCTCGAGACCGAAGGCAAGAACAAGGGCTGCTGGGTGATGCGCCGTGCAGGCGTTGAGGCCACACTCGAGGGACCGGACGAGGACGCCAAGATCATCATCCGGTCGAACGGAACCGTGACCTACGTCGGTAAGGATATTGCTTATCACCTCTGGAAGTTCGGCCTGCTGGGCAAGGACTTCGGCTACGCGAAGTTCCATGAGTACCCCACGCACACCTGTTGGATCTCGACGATGCACGGCGAGCAGCCGCACCCCAGCTTCGGCCATGCGGACGCGATCTATAACGTGATCGACTCGCGACAGGACGATCCGCAGACTCAGGTAAAAGAAGCCCTGCGCGGCATGGGCTATGAAGCCGAATCCGACCGCTATACGCACCTGAACTACGCGATGGTCGCGCTTACGCCACGCTGTGCTGCCGAGCTCGGCTATGTGCTGAGCGAGGAAGACAAGGCGCGCGCATTCATTGAGGTCAGCGGACGCAAGGGCTTCGGCGTAAAGGCCGACGACCTGATCGACCGCATGATTGCGGCTGCCCAGGCCGAAGTCGACACTCGGCATCCCGAGCTGGAGCAGGCGGAACGAGCGGCGATCGCGACGGCGATCGGCGTAGGCGCGCTGCGTTTCTTCACGCTGCGGTTCACACGCAATACCGTGATCGCCTTCGACTTCCATGACGCACTGAGCTTTGATGGAGAGACGGGACCGTACGCCCAGTATGCCGCAGTGCGCGCGGCCAATATCTTCCGCAAGGCAGGCGTGCCCGCAGAGGAAGCTCTGTCGAAGGTTGCGGCGCTGGACCTTGCTTCGATGCTCACAGGAGACGAAGGAACAAGCGTATGGGAGGTCTGGCTTACGGCCTCTCGCCTGTCGCTTGTGCTGGAGCAGGCAATCGCCGCCGCCGAACCCGCGATGCTGGCGCGGTATGCGTTCCAGCTCGCGCAGCAGTTCAACAACTTCTATCACCGTCACCATATCCTGACGGAGACAGATGAGACTCGTAAGACACTGCTGCTGGCAACAGCTGCGGTGGCGCGCAGGGAACTCGTGCGCGTGCTTGGCTGGCTGGGAATCACCGTTCCTTCGGCCATGTAG